The region ATGTGGACGTGGTGTTGCTTGTGCTTGTTGTGGTCACTGGAAAAGAAATCCCAAGTAATTAAACGTCGAACCCAGTAAAATCCTTCCACTGTCTGCGTGGTGTGCACTTACACGAGCTGTCGGATCGATTTTTCGTTGATTTACCGGATGATTTAGaagtggttgtggtggtcgtggtggccgTTCTCGAGCTTGTCGTTGTCGATCGTTGCTCCTTGGCGGCAGGTGCCGACATGATGTTCATTTCGTGTTTATGTTGTTCGTAGGCCACACTCATTCTGCGCGTCATTTTACGTTTAGGCGAAGGCGGTCCTAGTTCCTTGCGCGATTCCCGCCCAGACACCGGTGTGGGTTCGGAGTCATCATCTTCGGCCGAACGGTCTGTGGCCGATGCTTTGGGGGACGAGGCAGAATTCGGTGGTGGACTGGCTGCGGCTGTAGCACGGGGCTCGGATTTCATCGGTCTCTTCAGTGGCGGTGAGATCATGCAATCTTCACACTGCTCCGGCCCGGGTTCAAGCGTTATAAGCCGAGGACAAGCCTGACACGCAGTGCACAGCGTCTCCAGAAACTCCGAAACCCCTGCATTACCCTTTTGCTTGATGTACGGAGGAATTTTGACGGTAAAGTTCTTGCCAGCCGCGGTCACGATATGTACATCTCCATCGAGCCCGAACAACAGAGGCGACAGTTGGGAGTGATCGCGCGAAGCGGCCAACACCTCCTGCAGACAGAGCTTGGTCAACGTCTGATGGTTCGGTGCCGTCACCATGGACGGTAGCTTTGTGCTGTTAATGTAAGGCCCTCCTCGACATCGACTGTGGAAGTGTGCCGTCACAAGAATCGCTGGCTGCATCATGTCCGGCTCGCTTACCATTGCAAACGAGGTACGACTCTGTTTCGACCTATGCCCGCTACCGTCAAGCTTGTTCTTCTGTCCGGGCGGTTGCATCGGGTGGCAGCTCTTGGCGCACCATCCAACCGGAAAGATATCCCTCGAATCGTACCGACACCAGTAATCGAATGCACCGCGCCATCCATCGAACGTTACGTGTATCTGATCCTCACGCACCTCGTTCACCGACGCACAGCAAATCAGCTGGGGGTTCTTCTTATCGACCGCCTCCAGCTTCTGGCCGACCTGAAACAGATTGCACTTCGGGGTCGGTGGTTCCGGTACAAAGATGTCACTCGGTGCCATCACCGCTCCGTTAAGCGTTTTGGCCAGGAACGtcggccagctgctggcgTTCAAGCGGAACCCGAGCGGTGGTTTCAACATCTCGCCCGATTCCTCGCAGTGACCGATCGGATGGATTTCCGTGGAGTCCACTAATCGCCAGAAGTCATTTTTGTTGTCGCTTCCATCGAGCCGCAATCGTAAGCGCGATCCAAGCACCCCGACCACCGTCGCTATGCAGGTTGCTGTGGTGTTGCGTGGATCAAGCGCTTCTAGCTTCATGCCGATTTTGAACTCGTTTTTCGGGGGAATCAGAGCCTGCTTGAAGCACTCTGCCGGCGCAGGCACGCTACCGGAATCCCGCAGGTACTCCTTCCAGTCGAACACGTGAAAACTTTCGTACTGAAATGGTCCGGCTTGGGTTGTGGTAACCGGGCTGATCCGTGTCCCTGCCGCCGATCCGCCAGTCGACAAAGAATCCGCATTTCGGCCAGGTGAACTGCCGCCAGCTCGACGGCCATTGGAACTGCCGTTGCTGTTATTGTtatgctcgttgctgctgttattATTGTTGGCGGCCGCTTTCAAGGCATCGGCCGGAGGCAACCAAGGTACACCGTtcttgtgctggtgcttcttcaGACAGAAGGTCGAACAAAAGTTGGGTCTTGGAGCGTTTGCCCGGATCACGTTGTCGCACTGGATGCAGATACCTTTGCTCGACGCCTTCCGGTACTCGGTGATGCACAATTCGGAGCAGAACTCCTTGTTCCCGCTCTGCGTCGGAAGGACGTAGTTGAGCGgacttttcatttcacaaCAGAGCGCACACGGCGGGTACGGCACTCCGTTCGTAGAGGCCGCGCCTTTGTCGTTGGACGGTTTTGCCGCTTTGCCGCTGCTTATGCCCGTCCCGCTGCCATTTGCGTTCCCGCCgttactggtgctgcttgggGTCGAAGATGTGCCGGAACTTGTCGTGGTCGTTCCGCTTGAAGAACGCCGCGAAGCACTCCCGGCGCTCTGTGTGGTGCTCGTGCTCACAGCGGGTTGTGACGAAGCGGTTGCTGAGCTGGAACTATCTCCGGAACCGCTGCTGGCGACCGACGCTTTAccgtctcctcctccacctccttcaCCCCCTTCGGTTGTTTGCTCTTGTTTATCACGCGATTCCGTTTTTGTGGCCGAAGCCTCTTTTCGCGAATCGCCATCACTTTTGTCGTTGGTTGTGCTTGGAGAGGCCTCTTCTGCCTCGTTCCGGTCGGGCGAAGTgcgcttcctttccttctcagAAGCCCCTGACGACATTCTGGAGCGCCGCGTCCGCGAATTGCCGATCCGGGCGGGCCGAGGGCGCAAATTATTTCGCGGATGACGCGCGTCTTTTGGGAGGCGGGTTTTTACAGCTGCCCCCGGGTGAATCACGCCCCGCACAGGAGGTGTTGCAGATCTACGTCCTGAGCACTGCCGATTTGAAGAACTGCGAATTGTTTTTAGAaactttttggttttttgttgagttttttctgtttttgtgaGCTCTCCGTCAAATTTTTTGAGCTCGAATTTAGAGGCAAAACTGCTCGAAAACGCCGAATAGAATCGAGCAGTTCGTACGCGTTTACACTTTGCTCAAGCTGAAAAGTTCGGTGGTCAGCGGTTTAAAAAAAccgtttatttattcaaatgaacCCTCCGCAAAAAACACACCAGACACTGTGGAAGCATGCAGGTGTATGCGCAGATTATTGGCAAATTATGTTTGGCAAAATGCCGAAATGATGAGATTAAAAATAAGGCAAACAAGCTGTTATCGTTGTTGTTAAGCATTATTTTTATCATGCTTATCATGCCGTTGACCAAATATTACCACACGGCTcgtacaacaacaaaaaatcaatcttgAAACTTGCTCAAAACATTCGCAGCACGATATGCTTTTTTAGTACAGTTCAAAAGCTGCTGGGTtggaaaagcgggaaattTTCCGGGGAAATATGGATCGCATTTAGCCTGAAAGCTCTGGCAATGGGCAACAGTTTGTGTGTCACTGCTTCCGCTAGTcagcgtcgtcatcatcgtcatcgtgcggTAGTCGGAGTGCGCCAGGAGGCAGTCGTTTATAAAAAGGGTATCCACGGAGTGGAGTCCACGATTTGCTGGAAGGACGTCGTGGAAATCACTTGTTGAACACACTTGCTGCGTGTGCTGTGGAGTCGGCCTTCCGTCGGTTTCCGTCGTTTCGGTTCTCCGGCTAGTCGGTTCCCGTCTTAGGCGAAgcgattttttaaatttcagtTCTCACGCTACCATAGCCGCTTTACTAGCAGTACCCGCAGCGAGAAAAGTCTGCaagcaaaaaacataaaccggAAGTGAATGTTCGTGCAGCTAGTGAGTGGTTGCAGGAAagatttttcaattattcaaatcgACACCTCTCAGACGAATTGCACAAAAATCGTTCTCAACCGTGGTGGGGTGGTCAGTGAAAAGTTTGGCCATTTGTGTGACCTTCCGGTGGGAAGTGTAACTGTGTGTGCGAAGTTGCGGAATTTGTTTCTCTAAAACCGTGGGCTAAGCATTCGGATCCTTTCACAACATTCCTGCGAAACCAGCGGACTTGCGCGAGTCCGTGCCTGTGCATTCCGTCAGCAGGGTCGAGAGACCACGTGGTCGTTGGCCACAAAATACGGTGCACGGCAATCGAAAGGTATAGGAGTGTAACGTTTACCTGCATACTTTCTACCAGACTCACAGGTCGCCCGAAAGCGGAGGGAATTTCAAACGCTCATTCCTTGTCCGAAACCAGTAACACGCGGTTCCCGTCCTTCGGTCAACTGTAAGTATTTCAATAATGAACGGTACCAGTGAGTTTCATCTTTGATCGTGCCACGCTTGGCCGGAAGCTCTCGCATTGACAACG is a window of Anopheles aquasalis chromosome 2, idAnoAquaMG_Q_19, whole genome shotgun sequence DNA encoding:
- the LOC126573370 gene encoding polycomb protein Scm, giving the protein MSSGASEKERKRTSPDRNEAEEASPSTTNDKSDGDSRKEASATKTESRDKQEQTTEGGEGGGGGDGKASVASSGSGDSSSSATASSQPAVSTSTTQSAGSASRRSSSGTTTTSSGTSSTPSSTSNGGNANGSGTGISSGKAAKPSNDKGAASTNGVPYPPCALCCEMKSPLNYVLPTQSGNKEFCSELCITEYRKASSKGICIQCDNVIRANAPRPNFCSTFCLKKHQHKNGVPWLPPADALKAAANNNNSSNEHNNNSNGSSNGRRAGGSSPGRNADSLSTGGSAAGTRISPVTTTQAGPFQYESFHVFDWKEYLRDSGSVPAPAECFKQALIPPKNEFKIGMKLEALDPRNTTATCIATVVGVLGSRLRLRLDGSDNKNDFWRLVDSTEIHPIGHCEESGEMLKPPLGFRLNASSWPTFLAKTLNGAVMAPSDIFVPEPPTPKCNLFQVGQKLEAVDKKNPQLICCASVNEVREDQIHVTFDGWRGAFDYWCRYDSRDIFPVGWCAKSCHPMQPPGQKNKLDGSGHRSKQSRTSFAMVSEPDMMQPAILVTAHFHSRCRGGPYINSTKLPSMVTAPNHQTLTKLCLQEVLAASRDHSQLSPLLFGLDGDVHIVTAAGKNFTVKIPPYIKQKGNAGVSEFLETLCTACQACPRLITLEPGPEQCEDCMISPPLKRPMKSEPRATAAASPPPNSASSPKASATDRSAEDDDSEPTPVSGRESRKELGPPSPKRKMTRRMSVAYEQHKHEMNIMSAPAAKEQRSTTTSSRTATTTTTTTSKSSGKSTKNRSDSSLTTTSTSNTTSTSSITTANQSESKKQTDAITTTAADSSSTVTVPASSNIEIKVEPERVKVGDPVIAPAAMTMPTTPATVPYHHATPSTPVVSLMTTTDTTTLIPAAACSLGPAVALIPVVASSSSYPAAATAPTGPPPSYAASTPAAATQYLGVGMLHPPVPQVPVQTVAYAPQTPNTPQMPRGQTTDWSIEDVIQFIAIQDPSLAIHADLFRKHEIDGKALLLLNSDMMMKYMGLKLGPALKICNLVSRVKGRRHSVASM